A region from the Deltaproteobacteria bacterium genome encodes:
- a CDS encoding ABC transporter permease subunit (The N-terminal region of this protein, as described by TIGR01726, is a three transmembrane segment that identifies a subfamily of ABC transporter permease subunits, which specificities that include histidine, arginine, glutamine, glutamate, L-cystine (sic), the opines (in Agrobacterium) octopine and nopaline, etc.) codes for MILETDQLTKCFQQQRVLDAFKVSIKAGELITLIGPSGCGKSTFLRCLNGLEDFDEGRISYKLASEKLDLKSSQEIGKRAFEDTAQLIRKKVGMVFQSFNLFPHLNLLENMLLAPRVVLRLKPGTKEADETRVQALKLLEKVGLEKKTLRRPRELSGGEQQRAAIARAMLLKPEILLYDEPTSALDPGLVQEVLGVMRDLKSDGLTQIVVTHEIRFAREASDRVLFMNNGKLIEEGPPEQIFSNPQNGETRSYLGAFTKFMSVLIAGLSTVLALLCCSPAFASGNELRWAADAESGAPFVFRDPSNPERLIGFEVELIEALAGRLGKKPIFVQNNWDGLIEGLRRADYDLVINGIEITEERNRTVHFSKPYYVTSQALTVRESETGIEKLEDVSGKRVGTLAASLASRMLSSLEIPLEVVSYSDEIHAYHDLSIGRLDAVFLDQPIALYYATENLKLKHVKESFGQIKYGIALRSDSAKLAGEIDRALNELATEGILTEIFQRWGLWNEETAKQLGLSYSSFPLKDAVAYQSFRNAQASESGWTQRLERYLSYLPFLARGALTTLQVSVTSMFVAMAVGLIAVVSRLYGGTLLRSATTIYIELFRGTPLLIQLFLLFYGLPHLGIRLEPFWAAVIGLGLNYGACEAENYRAGILSVPKAQLESARALGLSQWQSLRYVVFPQAMRVALPPSTNDFIALLKDSSLVSVITMVELTSIYGQLASANFNYLGIGVMTAAVYLLIGLPFVKLSRRLDRAMSH; via the coding sequence GTGATTCTGGAAACAGACCAGCTTACGAAGTGCTTTCAGCAGCAGCGGGTACTAGACGCGTTCAAAGTGTCGATTAAAGCGGGTGAGCTTATCACATTGATTGGCCCGTCTGGTTGTGGCAAATCGACCTTTCTCCGGTGCCTCAACGGCCTCGAGGATTTTGACGAGGGTCGGATTTCCTACAAATTAGCGTCGGAAAAGTTAGATTTGAAAAGCTCCCAAGAAATAGGCAAGCGTGCGTTTGAAGACACCGCCCAACTGATTCGAAAAAAAGTCGGTATGGTCTTTCAATCGTTTAACCTGTTTCCCCATTTAAACCTTTTAGAAAACATGCTGCTTGCCCCGAGAGTTGTCCTTCGGTTGAAGCCCGGAACCAAAGAAGCTGATGAGACCCGCGTGCAGGCTTTAAAACTTTTAGAAAAGGTAGGTTTGGAGAAAAAAACACTTCGACGTCCGCGGGAGCTTTCGGGAGGAGAACAACAGCGCGCCGCGATTGCGCGGGCAATGCTTCTGAAACCCGAAATATTACTCTATGACGAACCTACAAGCGCGCTTGATCCCGGTTTGGTTCAAGAAGTGCTAGGAGTCATGAGAGATCTCAAGTCTGATGGGTTGACCCAGATCGTAGTAACTCATGAGATCCGGTTTGCGCGCGAGGCTTCTGATCGAGTTCTATTCATGAACAATGGAAAGCTGATCGAAGAGGGGCCGCCTGAGCAGATATTTTCTAATCCTCAAAATGGTGAAACGCGTAGCTATTTGGGTGCCTTCACCAAATTCATGAGCGTGTTAATTGCCGGTCTGTCGACTGTTCTTGCATTGCTATGTTGTTCTCCAGCTTTTGCGTCCGGCAACGAGCTAAGGTGGGCGGCGGACGCAGAGAGCGGTGCGCCTTTCGTATTTCGGGATCCGTCAAATCCAGAACGATTGATCGGCTTTGAAGTTGAACTCATAGAAGCTCTAGCGGGGCGACTTGGGAAAAAGCCCATCTTTGTACAGAATAATTGGGATGGATTGATCGAAGGGCTTCGCCGCGCTGATTATGATCTAGTTATTAATGGAATTGAAATTACCGAAGAGAGAAATCGCACGGTTCACTTTTCGAAACCTTACTATGTTACTAGTCAGGCGCTGACAGTAAGAGAGAGTGAAACGGGAATCGAAAAGCTTGAGGACGTTTCCGGGAAACGGGTGGGAACACTGGCTGCCTCGCTGGCCAGCCGCATGCTTTCGTCCTTGGAAATTCCGCTAGAAGTGGTTTCTTATAGCGACGAAATTCACGCCTATCACGATCTGTCGATTGGGCGGCTGGACGCCGTTTTTTTGGATCAACCTATCGCGCTATACTATGCGACGGAAAATCTTAAGCTCAAGCATGTCAAAGAAAGCTTTGGTCAAATAAAATACGGAATCGCCCTAAGATCGGACTCCGCAAAACTCGCAGGAGAAATTGATCGAGCGTTGAATGAGCTCGCGACGGAAGGGATTTTGACCGAGATCTTTCAACGTTGGGGATTGTGGAACGAAGAAACGGCTAAACAGTTAGGCTTGTCTTACTCTTCATTTCCATTGAAGGACGCAGTCGCTTATCAAAGTTTTCGAAACGCGCAGGCCAGCGAGAGCGGTTGGACGCAAAGACTTGAACGTTACCTTTCCTATTTACCCTTCCTGGCGCGTGGCGCTCTGACGACACTACAAGTTTCTGTAACATCCATGTTCGTCGCGATGGCCGTCGGGCTCATCGCGGTTGTTTCGCGGCTTTATGGAGGCACACTGCTTCGCTCTGCGACCACGATATATATTGAATTGTTTCGTGGAACGCCCCTCTTAATTCAGCTTTTTCTATTGTTCTACGGGCTGCCGCATCTGGGCATTCGGCTTGAACCTTTTTGGGCAGCAGTGATTGGTCTTGGTCTGAACTATGGTGCTTGCGAGGCTGAAAACTATCGAGCCGGTATTTTGTCAGTTCCTAAAGCGCAGCTCGAATCGGCTAGAGCGCTTGGTCTGTCACAATGGCAAAGTTTGCGATATGTCGTTTTCCCGCAGGCGATGCGTGTCGCTCTACCGCCGTCGACCAATGATTTCATTGCCTTGTTAAAGGATTCAAGTTTGGTTTCCGTCATCACGATGGTTGAACTGACCTCCATTTACGGGCAATTGGCGTCAGCGAATTTTAACTATCTTGGTATCGGAGTGATGACCGCCGCGGTGTACTTGCTGATCGGCTTACCGTTTGTGAAACTATCGCGTCGTTTGGATCGAGCGATGTCTCACTAG
- a CDS encoding DUF167 domain-containing protein, with amino-acid sequence MITVKAGKVHLHLYVQPGGKRSEVLGLFDGPDGQSLKIRIHAPPVDGKANDEVLRFVVEALQLPKRSVTLTSGLRSRLKSVEIESVSEDVVREKVMQALARTKK; translated from the coding sequence GTGATTACCGTTAAAGCTGGAAAAGTTCATTTGCATCTCTATGTACAGCCGGGTGGTAAACGTTCGGAAGTTTTAGGGCTGTTCGACGGGCCAGACGGGCAGTCCCTTAAAATCCGTATCCACGCTCCTCCGGTGGACGGAAAGGCCAATGATGAAGTGCTTCGCTTTGTCGTGGAAGCTCTTCAGCTGCCGAAGCGGTCGGTGACTTTGACAAGCGGATTGCGATCGAGGCTGAAGTCCGTAGAAATCGAATCTGTTTCTGAGGACGTTGTGCGTGAAAAAGTGATGCAGGCTCTTGCTAGGACGAAAAAGTGA
- the lpxD gene encoding UDP-3-O-(3-hydroxymyristoyl)glucosamine N-acyltransferase, whose translation MKFSAEDIYQRPTSLQPKIDLKIETVINEIKVATGKQLGGQELIVDFTGDRNAVIGRISAVEHFEHGDMIFVDKPDVVSLVMQRVSERVKPGMVVTSAKLADAFKVLAGANVLTVHAVPLAHAFFKQTFLSRDFSRSGWVGVHPTAVIHETAILDKSVIVEPRAVVGAGTIISRGVRIMAGAVVENDVWIGENSVLHPGTVIGYGCVLGDDVVIEAGTVIGSAGFGYAQDAKRKSHAIPQTGIVVLEDRVRIGAGCCVDRAAYHITRIGAGTKIDNLCHIAHGVQIGEDCLLTAMLCVAGSTKIGNRVMTSGQTGVLDHMNVCDDVVLVHRAGVTKNIDVPGAYAGLPVQPLSDYMKNTAVLRNAVDLRRRISELEEKVPT comes from the coding sequence ATGAAATTTAGCGCTGAAGATATTTATCAACGTCCGACTTCATTGCAACCGAAAATAGATTTGAAAATTGAGACAGTGATTAACGAAATCAAGGTCGCAACCGGAAAACAGCTAGGTGGACAAGAGTTGATTGTCGACTTCACTGGCGACCGCAATGCCGTGATTGGCAGAATTTCGGCTGTCGAGCACTTCGAGCACGGAGACATGATTTTCGTGGATAAGCCGGACGTGGTTAGTTTGGTCATGCAACGTGTGTCCGAACGGGTCAAGCCCGGCATGGTTGTGACAAGTGCGAAATTGGCGGACGCATTTAAAGTCCTTGCTGGCGCTAATGTTTTAACGGTTCACGCTGTTCCCTTGGCTCATGCTTTTTTTAAACAGACCTTTTTGTCTCGAGATTTTTCTCGAAGTGGCTGGGTCGGAGTTCACCCGACGGCCGTCATCCACGAGACTGCGATTCTTGATAAATCGGTGATTGTTGAGCCCAGGGCTGTGGTAGGAGCAGGTACGATAATTTCTCGCGGTGTAAGAATCATGGCGGGTGCCGTTGTGGAAAATGATGTTTGGATTGGCGAAAACAGTGTTTTGCATCCTGGAACCGTCATCGGCTATGGCTGTGTCCTTGGGGACGATGTGGTGATAGAAGCAGGTACAGTGATCGGTTCCGCAGGTTTTGGTTACGCACAAGACGCAAAACGAAAAAGTCACGCGATCCCCCAAACTGGGATCGTGGTTCTTGAAGATCGCGTTCGAATAGGGGCAGGTTGCTGCGTTGATCGAGCGGCCTACCACATCACAAGAATCGGCGCTGGTACGAAAATCGATAACCTCTGTCACATTGCCCACGGGGTTCAAATTGGCGAGGACTGCTTGTTGACGGCAATGTTGTGTGTGGCTGGTTCAACCAAGATTGGAAACCGGGTGATGACCAGCGGCCAAACAGGAGTATTAGATCATATGAATGTTTGCGATGATGTGGTCCTCGTACATCGAGCAGGCGTGACCAAGAATATTGATGTTCCGGGCGCCTACGCAGGCCTTCCGGTGCAGCCGCTGTCTGATTATATGAAGAACACCGCTGTGCTGAGAAACGCTGTCGATCTTCGGCGGCGCATTTCCGAGCTAGAGGAAAAAGTACCAACGTGA
- a CDS encoding DUF2339 domain-containing protein has protein sequence MDISKLEERVKLLEHSLGQKLERNPDQRLASNAWLSSIAIICFILAAGLLIKVSIDSGWLTPERQMGLAALIGLGLAGAGLAFGTSSNPHVNLLPGAGINVLFLTSFAAHRLYALIPSEIAVAVTSIFSGVCLWLYTELEHDIYAVTAALGAYVIPIVFGYSFETSFTVTYFVMCSLAFSAISVWMKSRMLTMISAYLAILSTSYVGLKTSADLLIAIILAIHFLVFSIGTYLYTARTNSPLTEREGWSFLPVLLIFYSMEFYFIDRIHPGLSSPVAVLSAFVLLGLYLYAKKQFPDRSLGSQSVILTFLSLTLIHAVYIEIVPSVIRPWILPILFLVFAFRSSIRIPTLEFKGPLRIPIIAFGIALTAEYIGIAFRLFADLGNHQDKVVFPLGIACAIGLWLSLMVGFKNAERLLSRWRYFFFAGAHLLATLLLARIVPPNILWLAWLCYGLGIIAYAKATTDSIAMKSAWFVVILSAGKFLLIDARLVFDF, from the coding sequence ATGGACATTTCGAAGCTAGAAGAACGAGTAAAGCTACTTGAGCACAGTCTTGGGCAGAAGCTAGAACGCAACCCCGACCAACGCCTTGCTTCAAACGCATGGCTCTCTTCTATTGCGATCATTTGTTTTATCTTGGCTGCGGGTTTACTCATCAAAGTTTCAATCGACTCGGGGTGGTTGACACCAGAAAGACAAATGGGGCTCGCCGCGCTCATCGGACTTGGACTAGCTGGTGCCGGCTTGGCGTTTGGAACTAGTTCCAACCCACATGTGAACTTGCTCCCGGGTGCAGGTATCAATGTTTTATTTTTAACGAGCTTTGCTGCTCATCGGCTATATGCACTAATCCCGTCGGAAATCGCAGTGGCCGTCACCAGTATTTTTTCCGGCGTCTGTTTGTGGCTTTACACCGAACTAGAACACGACATATACGCCGTAACTGCAGCGCTCGGCGCCTACGTTATACCGATTGTTTTTGGCTACAGCTTTGAAACATCATTTACGGTCACTTACTTTGTCATGTGCTCGCTTGCATTTTCAGCCATCTCCGTTTGGATGAAATCGCGGATGTTGACAATGATATCTGCCTACCTTGCGATTCTGTCTACTTCCTACGTTGGCTTAAAAACCTCGGCCGACCTTCTTATTGCAATCATCCTTGCCATTCACTTCCTGGTTTTTTCGATTGGTACCTACCTTTACACGGCCCGTACGAACAGCCCCCTCACCGAAAGAGAAGGCTGGAGCTTTTTGCCAGTTCTCTTGATTTTTTATTCGATGGAGTTTTATTTCATCGACCGCATTCACCCGGGCTTAAGTTCCCCTGTCGCGGTTCTTTCTGCCTTTGTTCTTCTTGGGCTTTACCTTTATGCAAAAAAACAATTTCCCGATCGGAGTCTCGGTAGCCAGTCGGTAATTTTAACTTTTCTTTCATTGACGTTGATCCACGCGGTTTACATCGAAATTGTTCCCAGCGTCATCCGTCCGTGGATTCTTCCAATTCTATTTCTCGTTTTTGCCTTCAGAAGTTCCATCCGAATACCCACATTGGAATTCAAGGGCCCTCTTCGGATTCCGATCATCGCGTTCGGCATTGCACTAACTGCAGAGTATATTGGGATCGCATTTCGGCTCTTCGCTGATTTAGGTAACCACCAAGACAAAGTGGTATTTCCCCTTGGGATCGCCTGCGCGATCGGCCTATGGCTAAGCCTCATGGTGGGATTTAAAAATGCTGAACGTCTTTTAAGCCGCTGGCGCTACTTCTTTTTCGCAGGAGCGCATTTGCTTGCGACTTTGCTCCTAGCTCGAATAGTTCCGCCTAATATTCTTTGGCTCGCTTGGCTTTGCTATGGGCTTGGAATCATCGCCTATGCCAAAGCCACAACGGATTCCATCGCGATGAAATCAGCTTGGTTTGTCGTCATTCTCAGCGCCGGAAAGTTTCTCCTTATCGACGCGCGACTCGTCTTTGATTTTTAA